The following proteins are encoded in a genomic region of Coffea eugenioides isolate CCC68of chromosome 6, Ceug_1.0, whole genome shotgun sequence:
- the LOC113776363 gene encoding probable L-gulonolactone oxidase 6: MYPKSEQELISIVANATSLQRKMKVATTTSHSIPKLMCPGGENGIIISTKYLNRTVNVDKSAMTITVEPGVTLRQLINASAAAGLALPYAPYWWGLTVGGMLGTGAHGSTLWGLGSAVHDYVIQLRIVTPAGPDEGYAKVRTLRNGDPELNAARVSLGVLGVISQVTLQLQPLFKRSITYVQKNDSDFGDQASTFGRQHEFADFTWYPSQHKVVYRIDDRVPSNTTGNGLYDFMGFRSTPSLFLALIRTAEETQESIRDAVGKCINGGITTSILTNAAYGLTNDGSMFKGYPVVGYNNRLQSSGSCLDSPQDGLITACPWDPRVKGLYYFQNGFSIGLSKAKDFIQDVQKLVALQPRALCGVDLYDGFLIRYVTASSAYLGKQEDALDFDITYYRSKDPMAPRLYEDILEEIEQMAVIKYGGLPHWGKNRNLAFVGAINKYQNATEFLKVKQLYDPLGLFSNEWTDQILGIKDGITIMKDGCALEGLCICSQDSHCAPQKGYFCRPGKVYTDARVCTRLSS; this comes from the exons ATGTACCCTAAATCTGAGCAAGAGCTGATTTCAATTGTGGCAAATGCAACTTCATTACAGAGAAAAATGAAGGTTGCAACCACAACATCGCATAGTATTCCTAAGCTCATGTGTCCAGGCGGTGAAAATGGGATAATCATTAGCACCAAGTACCTGAATAGAACCGTAAATGTTGACAAATCAGCCATGACTATCACAGTTGAGCCCGGGGTGACCCTAAGGCAGCTGATCAATGCCAGTGCTGCTGCGGGGCTTGCTCTACCGTATGCTCCATATTGGTGGGGTTTAACTGTTGGTGGAATGTTGGGCACGGGTGCTCATGGAAGCACATTGTGGGGCTTGGGGAGTGCTGTTCATGATTATGTGATTCAGCTCAGGATTGTTACACCTGCTGGCCCTGATGAGGGTTATGCAAAAGTTCGAACGCTGAGAAATGGTGATCCTGAGCTTAATGCTGCTAGAGTCTCGCTTGGAGTTCTTGGAGTTATCTCACAG GTGACTCTACAACTGCAACCGTTATTCAAGAGATCAATCACATATGTTCAGAAAAATGATTCAGACTTCGGAGATCAAGCCTCCACCTTCGGCAGACAGCATGAGTTTGCAGATTTCACGTGGTACCCAAGCCAACACAAGGTAGTTTATCGGATTGATGATCGAGTCCCCTCCAACACCACCGGAAATGGTCTTTATGATTTTATGGGATTTCGATCTACACCTTCACTCTTTCTAGCACTAATAAGAACAGCAG AGGAGACTCAAGAATCCATACGTGATGCTGTTGGGAAGTGCATAAATGGAGGCATAACCACATCTATATTGACAAACGCTGCATATGGATTGACAAACGACG GTTCAATGTTTAAGGGCTATCCTGTCGTAGGGTACAACAATCGCCTCCAATCATCTGGTTCCTGCCTTGATAGCCCACAGGATGGATTAATAACTGCCTGCCCTTGGGATCCTAGAGTTAAGGGTCTATATTATTTCCAAAATGGATTTAGCATTGGCTTATCAAAAGCCAAAGATTTCATACAAGATGTGCAAAAGCTGGTTGCTTTGCAGCCTCGAGCATTGTGTGGTGTAGATCTTTATGATGGTTTCCTCATAAGGTATGTTACAGCTTCAAGTGCTTATTTGGGAAAGCAAGAAGATGCTCTGGACTTTGATATAACATACTATAGAAGCAAGGATCCAATGGCCCCAAGACTGTATGAAGACATCCTTGAAGAAATAGAGCAAATGGCAGTGATTAAATATGGAGGGCTACCACATTGGGGCAAAAACAGGAATTTGGCGTTTGTTGGGGCAATTAACAAGTACCAAAATGCTACCGAATTTTTGAAGGTCAAACAATTGTATGATCCTTTAGGGCTGTTTTCTAATGAGTGGACAGACCAAATTCTTGGAATAAAAGATGGGATTACTATTATGAAGGATGGTTGTGCTTTAGAAGGATTATGCATATGCTCACAAGATAGCCATTGTGCCCCACAGAAAGGTTACTTTTGTCGACCAGGAAAAGTTTACACCGATGCAAGGGTTTGTACACGTTTATCATCATAA
- the LOC113776313 gene encoding receptor-like protein EIX2 — protein MVNSIPVTGQFPFGSSKQAYHHSNVTCIESERRALLQFRQGLIDESNHLSSWIGKRCCSWEGISCHNTTGSVLKLDLRNTVPFFDYADDDHCKNCLGGQLNPSLANLTNLRYLDLSSNNFLGIQVPAFLGLLKNLRYLNLSSAGFDGEIPHHLGNLSHLRYLDLGDSIFSRGWNSLSTKDLRWVAGLSSLKCLVLSWVNFTDAQDGFQSINMLPSLTTLYLNHCFLFIHSHLSHVNFTSLASLDLGENNFNNYMVPPWLRNLTGLHDLGLGRNNLFDPIHGLFDQMTSLVHLDLSANRFDASTLKSLCNISSLTYLDLSNNNLQGSIPSEIDQLSKLTNLLLYSSSLNGTIPTNLGQLTKLQAFGISYNSLTGVLSEDHFTKLQELKSLDLTGNFLALNVSSSWVPAFQLQEIVMPSIIVGPKFPAWLRTQKEVEVLDMRNASISDAIPNWFRVLCYNITSLDLSSNSLTGNPLEFKQLKHSRYADRDISLSSNKLDGSLKSFPLDISALDLSHNFLTGHIPQLEVDQTSVVESLSLNDNRFTGTIPEDLCKSENLCFLDLSNNLLSGRVPLCLVNLRNLWVLDLANNSLSGQIPSSLGNLSGLSYLHLSGNKFVGKLPTSMQNMSMLQTLDLGDNGLKDIIPAWIGEKLSNLRFLRFQSNNFHGPISDTLCQLSLLRGYMEITAVVHEKAFKTLREEENLSITQVAFGLLNP, from the exons ATGGTGAA TTCGATTCCTGTCACTGGCCAATTCCCATTTGGCAGCAGCAAACAAGCTTATCATCATTCAAATGTCACCTGTATTGAAAGTGAACGGCGTGCCCTTCTTCAATTTAGACAGGGGTTGATAGATGAATCAAATCATCTGTCATCTTGGATTGGAAAAAGATGTTGTTCATGGGAAGGCATTAGTTGTCACAATACTACCGGCAGTGTTTTGAAACTTGATCTACGCAATACAGTGCCATTTTTTGATTATGCTGATGATGATCACTGCAAAAATTGCTTGGGAGGCCAATTAAATCCATCTTTGgccaatttgaccaatttgcgATACTTGGACTTGAGCTCAAATAATTTTTTAGGAATCCAAGTTCCTGCATTCCTTGGATTGTTGAAAAACTTGAGATACCTCAATCTCTCAAGTGCAGGATTTGATGGTGAAATTCCCCATCATTTAGGAAATCTCTCGCATTTAAGGTATTTAGATCTTGGAGATTCAATTTTCTCTCGAGGATGGAATTCATTGAGCACAAAGGATCTCAGGTGGGTTGCTGGACTCTCTTCTCTAAAATGCCTAGTCCTGTCCTGGGTGAACTTTACAGACGCTCAAGATGGGTTCCAGTCAATTAACATGCTTCCTTCACTAACAACACTATACTTGAATCATTGTTTTCTTTTCATCCATTCTCATCTTTCACATGTCAATTTCACATCTCTTGCTTCCCTTGATCTCGGTGAAAATAATTTCAACAACTACATGGTCCCTCCTTGGCTCCGTAATCTTACTGGCCTCCATGATCTTGGTCTTGGTAGAAATAATCTTTTTGATCCAATTCATGGCCTGTTTGACCAAATGACCTCTCTAGTTCATCTCGATCTATCTGCAAACCGCTTTGACGCTTCGACGTTGAAATCACTTTGTAACATAAGCAGTCTTACTTATTTGGATCTGAGTAATAATAATTTGCAAGGGTCAATACCAAGTGAAATCGACCAGCTTTCAAAACTAACTAACCTATTATTGTACTCTAGCAGCTTAAATGGTACCATACCGACCAATCTTGGGCAGCTGACGAAGCTACAAGCATTTGGGATTAGTTACAATTCATTAACCGGCGTCCTATCTGAAGACCATTTTACGAAACTCCAAGAGCTAAAGTCACTGGACCTAACTGGAAACTTCCTGGCTCTGAACGTGAGCTCCTCGTGGGTTCCTGCTTTTCAACTCCAAGAAATTGTGATGCCATCCATTATAGTGGGACCCAAGTTTCCAGCTTGGCTTCGGACGCAGAAGGAAGTTGAGGTGTTAGACATGCGGAATGCGAGCATTTCAGATGCCATCCCCAACTGGTTTCGAGTGCTTTGTTATAACATTACGTCATTAGATCTCTCCAGCAACAGCCTGACAGGAAATCCTTTGGAGTTCAAACAATTGAAGCATAGTCGTTATGCTGATCGAGATATATCTCTAAGCTCCAACAAATTGGACGGATCTCTCAAATCGTTTCCGTTGGATATTTCAGCTTTAGATCTTTCACACAATTTTCTTACTGGACATATTCCACAGCTTGAAGTTGATCAAACTTCGGTTGTAGAGTCTCTCTCTCTGAATGATAACCGTTTCACAGGTACTATCCCTGAAGACTTGTGCAAGTCGGAAAATTTATGTTTTCTGGATCTATCTAACAATCTTCTGTCCGGAAGAGTTCCTCTGTGTCTAGTAAACTTACGAAACCTGTGGGTCCTAGACTTGGCAAATAACAGTCTATCCGGTCAAATTCCGAGTTCACTGGGTAACTTGTCGGGACTTTCTTATCTGCATTTGAGTGGAAATAAATTCGTTGGGAAGCTCCCTACCTCAATGCAGAATATGAGCATGTTGCAAACTCTTGATCTCGGTGACAATGGATTGAAGGATATTATACCAGCTTGGATTGGGGAAAAGTTATCAAATTTAAGGTTTCTAAGATTTCAGTCAAATAACTTCCATGGACCTATTTCCGATACACTCTGCCAACTCTCACTTCTTCGA GGCTATATGGAGATTACGGCTGTGGTTCACGAGAAAGCCTTCAAGACATTAAGGGAGGAAGAGAATTTGAGTATTACGCAAGTAGCCTTCGGTTTGTTAAATCCGTAA
- the LOC113776063 gene encoding putative receptor like protein 25 gives MELVQLQVLNLSQNHLTGRIPKKIGNLKQLETLDLSMNALFGAIPESLSDLYSLNSLNLSHNKLSGPIPSGNQLQTLTDPSIYEGNSGLCGKPLPNNCSEHKLPTKNGPIDEDEGHSESDWSWFYAGIGPGFAVGLLGVLGILLFKKSWRYAYFKFIESACDKIWVKTTRLRRNFR, from the coding sequence ATGGAACTGGTTCAATTGCAAGTTTTGAATCTTTCACAAAATCATTTGACTGGAAGGATCCCCAAGAAGATTGGCAACTTGAAGCAACTTGAAACACTTGATCTATCAATGAATGCACTCTTCGGTGCAATCCCTGAAAGCTTATCTGATTTGTACTCATTGAACTCTCTGAATTTGTCACACAATAAGCTTTCAGGGCCAATACCATCAGGAAATCAGCTTCAAACCTTGACCGATCCATCCATCTATGAAGGAAACAGTGGACTCTGTGGCAAACCGCTCCCAAACAACTGCTCGGAACACAAATTGCCTACCAAAAATGGGCCTATTGATGAGGATGAAGGACACAGCGAATCTGATTGGTCTTGGTTTTATGCTGGAATAGGACCGGGTTTTGCTGTCGGTCTCTTGGGAGTTCTGGGAATCCTTCTCTTCAAGAAGTCATGGCGCTATGCTTATTTCAAGTTTATAGAAAGTGCCTGTGACAAAATCTGGGTAAAGACTACTCGCTTGAGGAGGAATTTCCGTTGA